In a genomic window of Candidatus Flexicrinis proximus:
- a CDS encoding ABC transporter permease: MNFNKTAVIAVREFTHNLRRPSFLFAVLGLPLTIIVALLLVGAAAARVPDLSEYGKIGYVDSSAAQVLAGDVVPARYQDIFTRYATATAADAAARSGELSAYIELPADYFQSGRVALYTAKPAPANLRGAINALLRANLTTGLPQSLPLALLAQPPRVMVTVLDGNHTFTAEGAFFIFFLPLMFGFVLILTSVSTSSFLMSGLVEEKTNRIMEVLLTSVRPLELLLGKFVGMGLLGLLQVGLFLLAGLIGLGLAQRGDLLVGLSIPLDVALLAVFYYLLAYFMMAAIGVAIGGIAGSEKESRQLSGFFIMPLMLPYPLMLTFILDPNGSIPTLLTLVPFTAPMAVIMRAGLTAVPFWQILVSATGLILVNAGILWVAARLFHWGIFNSNRMPGLRQIYRVLRGSALAVAPKPQHLEVV; encoded by the coding sequence ATGAACTTCAACAAGACAGCCGTGATCGCCGTTCGCGAGTTCACCCATAACTTGCGCCGTCCGTCTTTCCTGTTCGCGGTGCTCGGCTTGCCCCTGACCATCATCGTCGCGCTGTTGTTGGTTGGCGCCGCTGCCGCCAGGGTGCCTGACCTGTCCGAATATGGAAAGATCGGCTACGTCGACAGTTCCGCGGCGCAGGTGCTGGCCGGGGATGTCGTCCCGGCGCGCTATCAGGACATCTTCACGCGCTACGCCACCGCCACCGCCGCCGATGCTGCCGCGCGTTCCGGGGAACTGTCCGCCTATATCGAGCTGCCCGCCGACTACTTCCAATCCGGTCGCGTCGCCCTCTATACCGCCAAACCCGCCCCGGCTAACCTGCGCGGCGCCATCAACGCGCTCCTGCGGGCCAACCTGACCACCGGGCTTCCCCAGTCGTTGCCCCTGGCGCTTCTGGCCCAGCCCCCGCGCGTGATGGTGACCGTACTGGACGGTAACCACACCTTCACCGCTGAGGGCGCCTTCTTCATCTTCTTCCTGCCGCTCATGTTTGGCTTTGTCCTGATCCTGACCTCGGTCTCGACCAGTTCTTTCCTGATGAGCGGCCTGGTTGAAGAGAAGACCAACCGCATCATGGAAGTGCTGCTGACCTCGGTGCGTCCGCTGGAACTGCTGCTCGGCAAATTCGTCGGCATGGGGCTTCTCGGGCTGCTTCAGGTTGGGCTGTTTCTGCTTGCTGGTCTCATCGGCCTCGGCCTGGCCCAGCGCGGTGACTTGCTGGTCGGCCTCAGCATCCCGCTCGACGTAGCCCTTCTCGCCGTCTTCTACTATCTTCTCGCTTACTTCATGATGGCGGCCATCGGGGTTGCCATTGGCGGCATAGCCGGCTCCGAAAAGGAATCGCGCCAGTTATCCGGCTTCTTCATCATGCCGCTCATGCTCCCGTACCCCCTGATGCTCACTTTCATTCTCGACCCGAACGGCAGTATCCCGACCCTGCTGACCCTCGTCCCTTTCACGGCGCCGATGGCCGTCATCATGCGCGCGGGCCTGACCGCCGTCCCCTTCTGGCAGATCCTCGTCAGCGCCACCGGCCTGATCCTCGTCAATGCCGGGATTCTGTGGGTCGCCGCCCGTCTCTTTCACTGGGGCATCTTCAACTCTAACCGGATGCCCGGCTTACGTCAGATTTACCGGGTTCTGCGCGGCTCCGCGCTAGCGGTCGCACCGAAACCCCAACACCTGGAGGTCGTTTAA
- a CDS encoding ABC transporter permease, which produces MSKVMLIAVREFFYNLRRPSFLFAVFGTPLILAVALMFSGLAGNTGGGSLDTYKPVGFVDRSADQILSRGIQPEDYPDTFVRYASLEEADAAARTGQIKAYIEVGETYFTDAGVTLFTMEAAPSDLFDAIDDFLRANLAADVPNTLAVTLLADRPNLDITVQEGNRSFNEEGVIFVTILPVVFGFLLVMSSVTTSTFLMNGLVEEKTNRIMEVLITSVKPMQLLVGKLIGMGALGLLQVITFLTAGFVGLSVAQNNNILQGLTIPPDMAVLALIYYFLSYFLLAAFGIAIGAVVGSEQESRQLSGFIVLPVMIPYILLVSFIIDPNGALPTALSLIPFTAPMAILMRVGLTTVPLWQIAFSITGLILMNLIVLWVSARLFRWGVLSTSKMPNLRRLFQVMRGKTPEIAPSRPKSAEAA; this is translated from the coding sequence ATGAGTAAGGTCATGTTGATTGCCGTCCGCGAGTTCTTCTACAACTTGCGGCGGCCGAGTTTCCTGTTTGCAGTCTTCGGCACCCCGCTGATCCTCGCGGTGGCCTTGATGTTTAGCGGCTTGGCTGGTAACACCGGGGGCGGCAGCCTTGACACCTATAAGCCGGTCGGTTTCGTCGACCGCAGCGCCGATCAGATCCTCTCGCGCGGTATCCAGCCCGAGGACTATCCCGATACCTTCGTGCGCTATGCCTCCCTTGAAGAAGCCGACGCAGCAGCCCGCACCGGCCAGATCAAAGCCTATATCGAGGTCGGTGAAACCTATTTCACCGACGCCGGCGTCACCCTGTTCACCATGGAGGCCGCGCCTTCCGATCTGTTCGATGCCATCGACGATTTCCTGCGCGCAAACCTGGCCGCCGATGTCCCCAACACGCTGGCCGTCACGCTGCTGGCCGACCGTCCCAACCTCGACATCACCGTTCAGGAAGGCAACCGCAGTTTTAACGAGGAAGGCGTCATCTTTGTCACCATCCTGCCGGTCGTCTTCGGCTTTCTGCTCGTTATGTCCTCGGTGACCACCAGCACCTTCCTGATGAATGGCCTGGTCGAGGAAAAGACCAACCGCATCATGGAAGTCCTGATCACCTCCGTCAAGCCTATGCAGCTGCTTGTCGGAAAACTTATCGGTATGGGGGCGCTCGGCCTCCTGCAGGTGATCACTTTTCTCACGGCAGGCTTCGTCGGCCTCAGCGTGGCGCAGAACAACAACATCCTGCAGGGTCTGACCATTCCGCCTGACATGGCGGTCTTGGCGCTGATCTACTACTTCCTCTCCTATTTCCTGCTGGCCGCCTTTGGTATCGCCATCGGCGCGGTGGTCGGCTCGGAACAGGAGTCGCGTCAGCTCTCAGGTTTCATCGTGCTGCCCGTGATGATCCCCTATATCCTGCTCGTGTCGTTCATCATCGACCCGAACGGGGCCTTGCCGACAGCCCTCTCGCTCATCCCGTTCACCGCCCCCATGGCGATCCTCATGCGCGTCGGTCTCACAACCGTGCCGCTCTGGCAGATCGCTTTCAGCATTACCGGGCTGATCCTCATGAACCTGATCGTCCTCTGGGTGTCGGCGCGTCTGTTCCGCTGGGGTGTCCTCAGCACCAGCAAGATGCCGAACCTGCGCCGCCTCTTCCAGGTCATGCGCGGCAAGACGCCTGAAATCGCGCCGTCGCGGCCAAAATCGGCGGAAGCAGCCTAG
- a CDS encoding ATP-binding cassette domain-containing protein, which produces MPDSVISVSGVTKYFGAFRAVNDISFEVKPGEIFAMLGPNGAGKSTIMRMVLDIIKPDSGAIQVLGGSMTDATKDKIGYLPEERGLYRNVRVIEMMVYLGRLKGMSRGDARTRAAELLERLELADVAKKKVSELSKGMQQKIQFAVTVMHRPALMIVDEPFSGLDPVNTRALMDLLLDLRKTGATIVMSTHQMFQVEELCERLLMINKGNLALYGPVDDIRRQYALHAVEVEGTGDWSRVSGVERVELHNGRAATLHLGPGVTTNHLMASIAAVPEITVEKFSLAVPRLNDIFIRVVEQMGMGHE; this is translated from the coding sequence ATGCCGGACAGTGTGATCAGTGTCAGCGGAGTAACAAAGTATTTCGGGGCGTTTCGGGCCGTCAACGACATCAGTTTTGAGGTCAAGCCCGGCGAAATCTTCGCCATGCTTGGCCCGAACGGTGCAGGCAAGTCGACCATCATGCGCATGGTGCTCGACATTATTAAGCCCGACAGCGGCGCGATTCAGGTGCTGGGCGGTTCGATGACCGACGCCACCAAAGACAAAATCGGCTATCTGCCCGAAGAGCGCGGTCTTTATCGCAACGTCCGCGTGATTGAGATGATGGTCTATCTGGGCCGTTTGAAGGGCATGAGTCGCGGGGATGCAAGGACCCGCGCCGCCGAACTTCTTGAGCGGCTTGAACTTGCCGACGTGGCTAAAAAGAAGGTCAGCGAGCTCTCGAAAGGCATGCAGCAAAAGATCCAGTTTGCCGTGACCGTCATGCACCGTCCCGCCTTGATGATCGTCGATGAGCCGTTCAGCGGCCTCGACCCCGTCAACACGCGCGCCCTGATGGATCTGCTCCTCGACCTGCGCAAGACCGGCGCGACCATCGTCATGAGCACCCATCAGATGTTCCAGGTCGAGGAACTCTGCGAACGTCTGCTGATGATCAACAAGGGCAATCTCGCCCTGTATGGCCCCGTCGATGACATCCGCCGCCAGTATGCGCTCCACGCCGTCGAAGTCGAAGGCACCGGCGACTGGTCGCGCGTCAGCGGCGTCGAGCGGGTCGAACTCCACAATGGCCGCGCAGCCACCCTCCATTTGGGGCCGGGGGTGACCACCAATCACCTCATGGCGTCGATTGCGGCAGTGCCGGAGATCACGGTCGAGAAGTTCTCGCTGGCGGTTCCGCGTCTCAACGACATTTTCATTCGCGTCGTCGAACAGATGGGTATGGGCCATGAGTAA
- a CDS encoding response regulator yields MAQKSTGLTVLVVDDDFSALSLLGIMLQREGHLAIKATDAHEALASLSQGTPDLIVLDLMMPGIDGIRLATILRQRTDTATTPILMLSSLVDEDVIQRGLQAGANDFLEKPILHPDLISKVKKLVTNRK; encoded by the coding sequence GTGGCACAGAAATCTACTGGTTTGACGGTATTAGTGGTGGACGATGACTTCAGCGCGCTGTCGCTGCTAGGAATAATGCTGCAGCGCGAGGGGCACCTGGCGATCAAGGCCACGGACGCGCACGAGGCACTCGCTTCTCTTTCGCAAGGCACGCCCGACCTGATCGTCCTCGACCTGATGATGCCGGGGATCGACGGCATCCGGCTGGCGACGATCCTGAGGCAGCGGACCGATACAGCCACGACGCCGATCCTGATGCTTTCGTCGCTGGTGGATGAAGACGTGATCCAGCGGGGTCTGCAGGCCGGGGCAAACGACTTCCTCGAAAAGCCGATCCTGCATCCCGATCTGATCTCAAAAGTCAAAAAGCTGGTCACGAACCGCAAATGA
- a CDS encoding dienelactone hydrolase family protein produces MNHAPHPSHHVEYEVRAGYMSIVADDGATFSAYGAQPRLGERFPAVVLLHDWWGLNTAARLFAVQLAQAGFYVVAPDLFDGKHAVTAREAAVLVEEIARKRRFRRVMESFDVLETNLHATRRTAVVGIGMGGGLAFRAAIQYPHREAAVVALSGFPQTYSGQFRNCPVPVLAIYGGADPLIPRPMIDRLRAELGTAVLHDHHRLTIIDGAGHEFFPDDPTDAERMHGSQALAHAVAYLNHHLRPSQTRTLP; encoded by the coding sequence ATGAACCATGCACCTCACCCGTCCCACCATGTTGAATACGAAGTCCGTGCCGGATACATGAGCATAGTGGCGGACGACGGGGCGACGTTCTCTGCCTACGGGGCGCAGCCCCGCCTGGGCGAGCGTTTTCCAGCCGTCGTATTGCTGCATGACTGGTGGGGGCTGAATACCGCCGCGCGGTTGTTTGCCGTGCAGTTGGCTCAGGCCGGCTTCTATGTCGTCGCCCCCGACCTTTTCGACGGAAAACACGCCGTCACCGCCCGCGAAGCCGCCGTGCTGGTCGAAGAAATCGCCCGCAAACGCCGCTTCCGCCGCGTGATGGAATCCTTCGACGTGCTCGAAACTAACCTGCACGCCACCCGTCGCACCGCCGTGGTCGGCATTGGCATGGGCGGCGGGTTAGCCTTCCGGGCCGCCATCCAGTACCCCCATCGCGAAGCCGCCGTCGTCGCCCTCAGTGGTTTCCCGCAAACCTACAGCGGCCAGTTCCGGAACTGTCCCGTTCCGGTGTTGGCCATCTATGGCGGCGCCGATCCGCTCATACCGCGCCCGATGATTGACCGACTGCGCGCCGAACTGGGCACCGCCGTGCTCCACGATCACCACCGCCTGACCATCATCGACGGTGCGGGACATGAGTTCTTCCCCGATGATCCGACCGATGCTGAGCGTATGCACGGCTCCCAGGCCCTCGCGCACGCCGTCGCCTACCTGAATCACCATCTTCGGCCGTCGCAAACCAGGACACTGCCTTAG
- the rsfS gene encoding ribosome silencing factor yields MDSLELARKIAELLEDKKAENILVLDLRPDRVIADFFVIATGTSDRNLRALTEHVRVELKDKYGVMAASSEGVAESGWVLLDYGVVIVHVFLEDRRQYYDLEGLWRAESKVVLSIK; encoded by the coding sequence CTGGACTCGCTTGAGCTTGCCCGCAAGATCGCAGAACTGTTAGAAGATAAGAAAGCCGAGAACATCCTCGTTCTCGACCTCCGCCCTGACCGTGTAATCGCCGATTTCTTCGTGATAGCGACCGGCACCAGCGACCGCAACCTGAGAGCGCTGACCGAACACGTGCGCGTCGAACTCAAAGACAAGTACGGGGTGATGGCCGCGTCGTCGGAAGGGGTCGCGGAGTCGGGCTGGGTGCTGCTCGATTACGGGGTGGTGATCGTGCATGTCTTCTTAGAAGACCGCCGCCAATACTACGATCTGGAAGGATTGTGGCGGGCGGAAAGCAAGGTTGTGTTGAGCATAAAGTAG
- a CDS encoding FAD-binding oxidoreductase, with product MSVSIWQAEGHEPIREVDVLVVGAGLVGCAAAMFFAQAGREVVVTEMRDVGLGASSRNAGFMITGLDLYYHHAIERYGLDITREVYALSERTHALWRGLIAKYGVRFDGIGSMLLAESDEEADELRKAYAAMQADNKPAIFHHGDPLGRGYTAAIEQPQDGAVQPLELARAALIESEAELIDNNEIYAIEQLAPGRVKVSTRKHIFIAQKVLLATNAYSVNLHPYFVGKIIPTRAQCLVTTPLEKPAINTCGYSDYGFMYYRMTFDGRLLIGGGRKLYKDLENDTTDDRVTTPVQAHLDAYLATRFGDVKAKVDRRWAGIMGFTPDGLPLVGTLPDMPDVGFAAGFNGHGLALGAGTGERAVEMLLHGTHPGAVSASRSLPT from the coding sequence ATGTCAGTCTCTATTTGGCAAGCCGAAGGCCACGAACCGATACGCGAGGTCGACGTGTTAGTCGTGGGAGCAGGACTGGTCGGTTGCGCGGCAGCGATGTTTTTTGCACAGGCCGGGCGCGAAGTGGTCGTCACCGAAATGCGCGATGTCGGGTTGGGCGCAAGCAGCCGAAACGCCGGATTCATGATCACCGGACTCGATCTGTATTACCACCACGCTATCGAGCGCTACGGCCTCGACATCACGCGGGAGGTCTACGCGCTGAGCGAGCGCACGCATGCGCTATGGCGCGGGCTGATCGCAAAGTACGGCGTGCGGTTCGACGGCATCGGCTCGATGCTGCTGGCCGAGAGCGACGAAGAAGCGGACGAACTACGTAAAGCCTATGCTGCGATGCAGGCGGACAACAAGCCGGCGATCTTTCATCACGGCGACCCGCTGGGGCGCGGCTACACAGCGGCGATTGAGCAACCGCAGGACGGCGCGGTGCAACCGCTGGAACTGGCGCGAGCAGCGCTGATCGAAAGCGAAGCCGAGCTGATCGACAACAACGAAATCTACGCGATTGAGCAGCTGGCGCCGGGGCGGGTCAAGGTCAGCACGCGGAAGCATATTTTCATCGCGCAGAAAGTGCTGCTGGCGACGAATGCCTATTCGGTCAACCTGCACCCGTATTTTGTGGGCAAGATCATCCCGACACGCGCGCAGTGCCTGGTGACGACTCCGCTGGAAAAGCCGGCGATCAACACCTGCGGCTACAGCGACTACGGTTTCATGTACTACCGGATGACGTTCGACGGCCGGCTGCTGATCGGCGGCGGACGCAAGCTGTACAAAGACCTTGAGAACGACACGACCGACGACCGCGTGACCACTCCGGTGCAGGCGCATCTCGACGCCTACCTGGCGACACGGTTTGGGGACGTGAAGGCGAAGGTCGACCGCCGGTGGGCGGGAATCATGGGATTTACGCCGGACGGCCTGCCGCTGGTCGGCACGCTGCCGGATATGCCGGATGTCGGCTTCGCGGCCGGCTTCAACGGGCACGGGCTGGCGCTCGGCGCAGGCACGGGGGAGCGCGCGGTCGAAATGCTGCTGCACGGGACCCATCCCGGCGCGGTGAGCGCGAGTCGTTCGCTGCCCACCTAG